A DNA window from Rhodococcus sp. Z13 contains the following coding sequences:
- the ftsH gene encoding ATP-dependent zinc metalloprotease FtsH — protein MNRKTVFRNLAIVAGILLVIYAFSYFGDDTRGFTQVDTSVAVSQLEAQNVGQARIDDREQQVRLWLENGNDATEGATEIIAKYPASASEQIFDLVAASGAEKYDTNVTQENWLTSILIFVLPMIILLGVFFFVMSRMQGGGRGGMMGFGKSKAKQLSKDMPKTTFADVAGANEAVEELYEIKDFLQNPARYQALGAKIPKGVLLYGPPGTGKTLLARAVAGEAGVPFFTISGSDFVEMFVGVGASRVRDLFEQAKQSAPCIIFVDEIDAVGRQRGAGLGGGHDEREQTLNQLLVEMDGFGDRSGIIVMAATNRPDILDPALLRPGRFDRQIPVTNPDLAGRRAILAVHSKGKPIDPNADLDALAKRTVGMSGADLANVINEAALLTARENGTVITEAILEESVDRVIGGPRRKSRIISEHEKKITAYHEGGHTLAAWAMPDIEPVYKVTILARGRTGGHAMTVPEDDKGLMTRSEMIARLVMAMGGRAAEELVFREPTTGASSDIDQATKIARAMVTEYGMSAKLGAVRYGQEQGDPFLGRSMGVQSDYSHEVAREIDEEVRNLIEAAHTEAWAILNEYRDALDVLAGELLEHETLTRKDLERILVDVKKRPRITTFNDFGDRIPSDKPPIKTPAELAAERGEPWPPEQPTLVKPAHPHPQTPDQGVPQGAGAHPTGAQPQYQPAAPANGYPASQPPQPVPASEPFPGFRPAAPYPGGPRHATRPDYGAPAGWSAPGWPPQDAGADDARSAQPGRYGSEGQPGQSQSGEQPREGHAAPEPPPTQPWEGPTGRH, from the coding sequence ATGAACCGCAAGACAGTGTTCCGTAATCTGGCGATCGTCGCCGGCATCCTGCTGGTGATCTATGCCTTCAGTTACTTCGGCGACGACACGCGCGGTTTCACTCAGGTGGACACCTCCGTCGCGGTGTCCCAGCTCGAGGCGCAGAACGTCGGCCAGGCGCGTATCGACGACCGTGAGCAGCAGGTCCGCCTGTGGCTGGAGAACGGCAACGACGCCACCGAGGGTGCCACCGAGATCATCGCGAAGTACCCCGCCTCGGCGTCCGAGCAGATCTTCGACCTGGTCGCCGCGTCCGGTGCGGAGAAGTACGACACGAACGTCACCCAGGAGAACTGGCTGACGTCGATCCTCATCTTCGTGCTGCCGATGATCATCCTGCTCGGCGTCTTCTTCTTCGTGATGAGCCGCATGCAGGGCGGTGGCCGCGGCGGCATGATGGGCTTCGGCAAGTCCAAGGCCAAGCAGCTGTCGAAGGACATGCCGAAGACGACCTTCGCCGACGTCGCCGGCGCCAACGAGGCCGTCGAAGAGCTCTACGAGATCAAGGACTTCCTGCAGAATCCCGCCCGGTACCAGGCGCTCGGCGCCAAGATCCCCAAGGGCGTGCTGCTCTACGGCCCTCCCGGCACCGGTAAGACCCTGCTCGCGCGGGCCGTCGCCGGCGAGGCGGGTGTCCCGTTCTTCACCATCTCCGGTTCCGACTTCGTCGAGATGTTCGTCGGTGTCGGTGCCTCCCGCGTGCGCGACCTGTTCGAACAGGCCAAGCAGAGCGCCCCGTGCATCATCTTCGTCGACGAGATCGACGCCGTCGGCCGTCAGCGCGGTGCCGGTCTCGGCGGTGGCCACGACGAACGCGAGCAGACCCTCAACCAGTTGCTCGTCGAGATGGACGGCTTCGGCGACCGCTCCGGCATCATCGTGATGGCCGCGACGAACCGCCCCGACATCCTCGACCCGGCGCTGCTGCGTCCCGGCCGTTTCGACCGGCAGATCCCGGTCACGAATCCCGACCTCGCGGGTCGCCGCGCGATCCTCGCCGTGCATTCCAAGGGCAAGCCGATCGATCCGAACGCGGACCTCGACGCCCTGGCCAAGCGCACCGTGGGCATGTCCGGCGCCGACCTCGCGAACGTCATCAACGAGGCCGCGCTGCTCACCGCCCGAGAGAACGGCACGGTGATCACCGAGGCGATCCTCGAGGAGTCGGTCGACCGCGTCATCGGCGGTCCCCGCCGCAAGAGCCGCATCATCAGCGAGCACGAGAAGAAGATCACCGCCTACCACGAGGGTGGTCACACCCTCGCCGCGTGGGCGATGCCCGACATCGAGCCCGTCTACAAGGTCACCATTCTCGCGCGCGGCCGCACCGGCGGTCACGCCATGACGGTGCCCGAGGACGACAAGGGCCTGATGACACGGTCGGAGATGATCGCGCGCCTCGTCATGGCGATGGGTGGCCGCGCCGCGGAGGAACTCGTCTTCCGCGAGCCCACCACCGGCGCCTCGTCCGACATCGACCAGGCCACGAAGATCGCGCGGGCCATGGTCACCGAGTACGGCATGAGCGCGAAGCTCGGTGCCGTGCGCTACGGCCAGGAGCAGGGTGATCCCTTCCTCGGCCGGTCGATGGGCGTGCAGTCCGACTACTCGCACGAGGTGGCTCGCGAGATCGACGAGGAGGTCCGCAACCTCATCGAGGCCGCGCACACCGAGGCGTGGGCGATCCTCAACGAGTACCGCGACGCCCTCGACGTGCTCGCCGGCGAGCTGCTCGAACACGAGACGCTCACCCGCAAGGACCTCGAGCGGATCCTCGTCGACGTGAAGAAGCGTCCGCGGATCACGACGTTCAACGACTTCGGCGACCGGATCCCGTCCGACAAGCCGCCGATCAAGACGCCCGCCGAGCTGGCGGCCGAGCGCGGTGAGCCGTGGCCACCGGAGCAGCCCACGCTCGTCAAGCCCGCCCACCCGCACCCGCAGACGCCCGACCAGGGTGTTCCGCAGGGCGCCGGGGCCCACCCGACCGGTGCGCAGCCGCAGTACCAGCCCGCTGCTCCGGCCAACGGCTACCCGGCATCCCAGCCGCCGCAGCCGGTGCCGGCGTCCGAGCCGTTCCCGGGCTTCCGGCCCGCCGCGCCCTATCCGGGTGGACCGCGGCACGCAACGCGTCCCGACTACGGTGCTCCCGCCGGGTGGTCCGCTCCGGGCTGGCCTCCGCAGGATGCGGGTGCGGACGATGCGCGTTCCGCGCAGCCGGGACGGTACGGTTCGGAGGGGCAGCCGGGACAGTCGCAGTCCGGGGAACAACCGCGTGAGGGTCACGCGGCTCCGGAACCGCCTCCTACACAGCCGTGGGAAGGCCCGACGGGCCGGCACTGA
- a CDS encoding DUF3180 domain-containing protein — protein MLSQTRIRDLLALAALAAAAAWLLVRSMYGSLPPIPVYAGASLYPVAVIEVILAFLIRSRVSKHEIGDGPGRLHPITAARAVALAKASALVGAASTGIWVGFLVYLVPQRGVVQAATDDTSGVVVGAVAGIALTAAALWLEYCCRTPEDPDEPNEPAV, from the coding sequence GTGCTGAGTCAGACCCGGATCCGTGATCTCCTGGCCCTGGCCGCGCTGGCGGCCGCCGCCGCCTGGCTGCTCGTGCGCAGCATGTACGGCTCGCTGCCCCCGATCCCGGTCTACGCGGGGGCATCGCTGTATCCGGTCGCGGTGATCGAGGTGATCCTCGCGTTCCTGATCCGCTCGCGGGTCAGCAAGCACGAGATCGGGGACGGGCCGGGCCGGCTGCATCCCATCACTGCGGCCCGCGCAGTCGCCCTCGCGAAGGCGTCGGCTCTGGTGGGCGCGGCGAGCACCGGCATCTGGGTGGGATTCCTCGTGTATCTGGTGCCGCAGCGCGGGGTCGTGCAGGCCGCCACCGACGACACGTCGGGTGTGGTCGTCGGGGCCGTGGCCGGCATCGCCCTGACCGCCGCCGCCCTGTGGCTCGAATACTGTTGCAGGACACCGGAGGATCCCGACGAACCCAACGAACCGGCGGTCTGA
- the folP gene encoding dihydropteroate synthase → MGVLNVTSDSFSDGGRYLDRDAAIAHGFELRELGVDIVDVGGESTRPGAVRVDPEVEVARVVPVIEELSKAGIATSVDTMRASVAAAAIEAGVSMVNDVSGGRADPDMASVVADADVPWILMHWRPAGGFVHAGGSTHYDDVVREVREELLVQVDVAVSAGVDPSRLILDPGLGFVKQPDHNWQLLHRLPELTELGFPVLIGASRKRFLGSLLAAPDGTIRPPDEREVATAVISALAATHGAWGVRVHDVQSTRDALAVVHAWQRGSSEGVRA, encoded by the coding sequence ATGGGCGTACTGAACGTCACCAGCGACTCCTTCTCCGACGGCGGCCGATATCTCGATCGTGACGCCGCGATCGCCCACGGTTTCGAGCTGCGTGAACTCGGCGTCGACATCGTCGACGTCGGGGGCGAGTCCACCCGGCCCGGCGCGGTCCGTGTCGACCCGGAGGTCGAGGTCGCGCGGGTGGTGCCGGTCATCGAGGAGCTGTCGAAGGCCGGGATCGCCACCAGCGTCGACACCATGCGCGCCTCCGTCGCCGCCGCCGCCATCGAGGCGGGGGTGTCGATGGTCAACGACGTCTCCGGGGGCCGCGCCGATCCGGACATGGCGTCGGTGGTCGCCGACGCGGACGTGCCGTGGATCCTCATGCACTGGCGTCCCGCCGGCGGCTTCGTGCACGCCGGTGGGTCCACGCACTACGACGACGTCGTGCGCGAGGTCCGTGAGGAACTGCTCGTGCAGGTCGACGTGGCCGTGTCGGCCGGGGTCGATCCGAGCCGGCTGATCCTCGATCCCGGACTCGGTTTCGTGAAGCAGCCCGACCACAACTGGCAGCTGCTCCACCGCCTGCCCGAGCTCACCGAACTCGGTTTCCCGGTGCTCATCGGCGCCTCGCGCAAGCGTTTCCTCGGGTCGTTGCTCGCGGCGCCCGACGGCACGATCCGTCCGCCCGACGAGCGGGAGGTCGCGACGGCGGTGATCTCCGCGCTGGCGGCGACCCACGGGGCGTGGGGTGTGCGCGTGCACGACGTGCAGTCCACCCGCGACGCCCTCGCGGTGGTGCACGCCTGGCAGCGCGGCAGTTCCGAAGGAGTACGAGCATGA
- the folK gene encoding 2-amino-4-hydroxy-6-hydroxymethyldihydropteridine diphosphokinase — MSRAVLSIGSNIGDRLAHLRSVVEALGSRTVAVSAVYSTAPWGGVEQEDFLNAVVVAEDPSFGPRDWLLLGQELEAAAERVRIQRWGPRSLDVDVVSCTGADGHDVCSTDPELTLPHPRAHLRAFVLVPWLDVEPDAVLTADGVTRPIADWCAGLDAAERDGVHRTDHTLTGPTG; from the coding sequence ATGAGCCGCGCGGTGCTGTCGATCGGATCGAACATCGGTGACCGGCTCGCCCATCTCCGCTCGGTGGTCGAGGCCCTCGGCTCCCGCACCGTCGCGGTGTCCGCGGTCTATTCGACGGCGCCCTGGGGCGGGGTCGAGCAGGAGGACTTCCTCAACGCCGTCGTCGTCGCCGAGGACCCGTCCTTCGGCCCCCGCGACTGGCTGCTCCTCGGGCAGGAACTCGAGGCGGCCGCCGAACGCGTCCGGATACAGCGGTGGGGGCCGCGCAGCCTCGACGTCGATGTGGTGAGCTGCACCGGCGCCGACGGCCACGACGTCTGCAGCACCGATCCGGAACTGACGCTGCCGCACCCGCGGGCCCACCTGCGGGCCTTCGTGCTCGTCCCGTGGCTCGACGTCGAACCCGACGCGGTGCTCACCGCCGACGGCGTCACCCGGCCGATCGCCGACTGGTGCGCCGGGCTCGACGCGGCCGAACGCGACGGGGTGCACCGCACCGACCACACGCTGACCGGGCCCACCGGGTGA
- the panD gene encoding aspartate 1-decarboxylase yields MFRTMMKSKIHRATVTHADLHYVGSVTVDQDLMDAADLLEGEQVCIVDIDNGARLETYVIAGERGSGIIGINGAAARLVSPGDLVILIAYGVMNEQECKDYNPRVVFVDADNRPVELGSDPAHAPEGSGLITPRMLSTLDSSALV; encoded by the coding sequence ATGTTCCGCACCATGATGAAGTCGAAGATCCACCGCGCCACGGTCACGCACGCGGACCTGCACTACGTCGGTTCGGTGACCGTCGATCAGGATCTGATGGACGCCGCGGATCTGCTCGAGGGCGAGCAGGTCTGCATCGTCGACATCGACAACGGCGCCCGGCTCGAGACCTACGTCATCGCCGGTGAGCGCGGCTCGGGCATCATCGGGATCAACGGTGCCGCAGCGCGTCTCGTGAGCCCCGGCGATCTGGTCATCCTCATCGCCTACGGCGTGATGAACGAGCAGGAGTGCAAGGACTACAACCCGCGCGTGGTGTTCGTCGACGCCGACAACCGCCCCGTCGAGCTGGGCAGCGACCCGGCCCACGCCCCCGAGGGCTCCGGTCTGATCACCCCGCGGATGCTGTCCACCCTCGACTCGTCCGCCCTGGTGTAA
- a CDS encoding Rossmann-like and DUF2520 domain-containing protein: protein MTSFGITNAPTPARLSVGIVSAGRVGTALGVALERVGHVVVACAAVSDASRHRAATRLPDSRILPVDEVAGRCNLLLLAVPDSELSSLIQGLAATGAVAPGTIVAHVSGAHGIGILAPLTEQGTVPLAIHPAMTFTGHDEDIDRLSSTCFGITAADEIGYAIAQSLVLEIGGEPVRVSEQMRPLYHAALAHGSNHLVTLVADAVEALRAALRGDELLGQQLVDDDPGGVAERVLQPLLTAALDNVLRRGASALTGPVARGDAEAVATHLRVLDEVDPKIAAGYRALSLRSAQRTGSKPELMAILEGAEYGE, encoded by the coding sequence GTGACCTCCTTCGGGATCACCAATGCGCCGACCCCTGCGCGACTGTCGGTGGGCATCGTGTCCGCCGGGCGGGTGGGTACCGCACTCGGTGTCGCACTCGAACGTGTCGGCCATGTCGTCGTGGCCTGCGCCGCCGTCTCCGACGCCTCGCGTCACCGCGCCGCCACGCGCCTGCCCGACTCGCGGATCCTGCCCGTCGACGAGGTCGCCGGCCGCTGCAACCTGCTGCTCCTCGCCGTTCCCGACTCCGAACTGTCCTCCCTGATCCAGGGCCTGGCCGCCACCGGTGCCGTCGCGCCCGGCACGATCGTCGCGCACGTCTCCGGTGCCCACGGCATCGGCATCCTCGCCCCGCTCACCGAGCAGGGGACCGTGCCGCTGGCCATCCACCCCGCGATGACCTTCACCGGCCACGACGAGGACATCGACCGGTTGTCCTCGACCTGCTTCGGGATCACCGCCGCCGACGAGATCGGCTACGCCATCGCGCAGTCCCTCGTGCTCGAGATCGGCGGGGAGCCGGTCCGGGTGTCGGAGCAGATGCGCCCGCTCTACCACGCGGCGCTGGCCCACGGCAGCAACCACCTGGTCACCCTCGTCGCCGACGCCGTCGAAGCGCTGCGCGCCGCACTGCGCGGGGACGAACTGCTCGGGCAGCAACTCGTGGACGACGACCCCGGTGGTGTCGCCGAACGGGTCCTGCAGCCGCTGCTGACGGCGGCGCTGGACAACGTGCTGCGCCGCGGCGCCTCGGCCCTCACCGGCCCGGTCGCGCGCGGCGACGCCGAGGCGGTCGCCACGCACCTGCGGGTGCTCGACGAGGTCGACCCGAAGATCGCTGCGGGTTACCGCGCACTGTCGCTGCGATCGGCGCAGCGCACCGGCTCGAAGCCGGAACTGATGGCAATTCTCGAAGGGGCTGAATACGGTGAGTGA
- the panC gene encoding pantoate--beta-alanine ligase: MSDAGQRGYVRGELTVHHDPAGLTKVTKALRGVGRTVALVPTMGALHAGHLELVRQAKLTGAVVVVSIFVNPLQFGANEDLDAYPRTLEADLELLREAGVELVFAPSVTDMYPNGPRTTIHPGPVGSELEGASRPGHFAGMLTVVAKLFNIVAPNTAFFGEKDYQQLVLIRQMVADLNLDIRIVGVPTVREQDGLALSSRNRYLDPEQREIATTLSAALVAGAHAAAGGPEAILTAAREVLGQNPQLEVDYLEVRGADLGPAPERGDGRLLVAARLGSTRLIDNVGVAVGTGFLERATGPVDPDAEDDLLNR; encoded by the coding sequence GTGAGTGATGCAGGACAGCGTGGATACGTGCGTGGTGAGCTGACCGTCCACCACGATCCCGCGGGCCTGACGAAGGTCACCAAGGCCCTGCGTGGTGTCGGCCGGACGGTGGCGCTGGTGCCGACCATGGGTGCCCTGCACGCCGGGCACCTCGAGCTGGTGCGGCAGGCGAAGCTCACCGGTGCGGTCGTGGTCGTGTCGATCTTCGTCAACCCGCTGCAGTTCGGGGCGAACGAGGATCTCGACGCCTACCCGCGCACCCTCGAGGCCGACCTGGAACTGCTCCGCGAGGCGGGTGTGGAGCTCGTCTTCGCGCCGTCGGTGACGGACATGTACCCGAACGGTCCCCGCACCACGATTCACCCCGGCCCCGTCGGCTCCGAACTCGAAGGTGCTTCGCGCCCCGGGCATTTCGCGGGGATGCTCACCGTGGTGGCGAAGCTGTTCAACATCGTCGCCCCCAACACCGCCTTCTTCGGCGAGAAGGACTACCAGCAGCTCGTCCTGATCCGCCAGATGGTCGCCGACCTCAACCTCGACATCCGCATCGTCGGGGTGCCCACCGTCCGTGAACAGGACGGGCTCGCCCTGTCGTCGCGGAACCGCTATCTCGATCCCGAGCAGCGGGAGATCGCCACGACCCTGTCGGCTGCTCTCGTCGCCGGCGCCCACGCCGCTGCCGGTGGCCCCGAGGCGATCCTGACCGCCGCCCGCGAGGTGCTCGGGCAGAACCCCCAGCTGGAGGTCGATTACCTCGAGGTGCGCGGCGCCGACCTCGGCCCGGCGCCCGAACGCGGCGACGGCCGGCTGCTCGTCGCGGCCCGGCTCGGCAGCACCCGCCTCATCGACAACGTCGGGGTGGCCGTCGGCACCGGCTTCCTCGAGCGCGCGACCGGGCCTGTGGACCCGGACGCCGAAGACGACCTCCTGAACCGCTGA
- the folB gene encoding dihydroneopterin aldolase, which yields MSDRIELRGLTVRGNHGVFDHEKRDGQDFVVDIVAWLDLAPAAASDDLTDTLHYGELAERAAAIVAGPSRDLIETVAGEIADEVLTDPRVSRVEVTLHKPSAPIPLNFGDVAVVIDRSRSTT from the coding sequence ATGAGCGACCGGATCGAGCTGCGGGGCCTGACGGTCCGTGGCAACCACGGTGTCTTCGACCACGAGAAGCGCGACGGCCAGGACTTCGTCGTCGACATCGTCGCGTGGCTCGACCTCGCGCCGGCCGCCGCGAGCGACGACCTCACCGACACCCTGCACTACGGCGAACTCGCCGAGCGGGCCGCCGCGATCGTCGCCGGCCCGAGCCGCGACCTCATCGAGACGGTGGCGGGGGAGATCGCCGACGAGGTGCTCACCGATCCGCGGGTGTCGCGCGTGGAGGTCACCCTGCACAAGCCGTCGGCGCCCATCCCGCTGAACTTCGGTGACGTCGCCGTCGTGATCGACCGGTCGCGGAGCACCACATGA
- a CDS encoding DUF6779 domain-containing protein: MASSVRVDRNRRPWRSTGSTIVAGLLALAMIASLLLVFSESVQLLRVGVVVALWAATVGAIAMNKYRRESALDKAKADDLKMVYELQLQREIAARREYELTVEEKVRADLRLEADEMAALRAELAGLRHTLEVLLDGRLPDDLVALEGQAERLRELDDAERVTAPRPSGPAFASPDDEPLTAETEAVDAAAARQTAEDDDAETGDVGTEDVAGVEDERETEPEPEDTAEPGNEVDPEDTAESGNAAEQADEDDDEPAGRRSRRRRADGAHEEGRTVAEILAALSSER; encoded by the coding sequence ATGGCTTCCTCGGTGCGAGTGGACAGGAATCGCCGCCCGTGGCGCAGTACCGGATCGACGATCGTGGCCGGCCTGCTCGCACTGGCGATGATCGCCTCGCTGCTCCTGGTCTTCAGTGAGAGCGTGCAGCTGCTGCGCGTGGGCGTGGTCGTCGCCCTGTGGGCCGCGACCGTGGGAGCCATCGCGATGAACAAGTACCGCCGCGAATCGGCGCTCGACAAGGCGAAGGCCGACGACCTGAAGATGGTCTACGAGCTGCAGCTCCAGCGCGAGATCGCGGCGCGCCGCGAGTACGAACTGACCGTCGAGGAGAAGGTCCGTGCCGATCTGCGGCTCGAGGCCGACGAGATGGCGGCTCTGCGTGCCGAGCTCGCCGGTCTGCGCCACACCCTCGAGGTGCTGCTCGACGGGCGGCTGCCCGACGACCTCGTCGCGCTGGAGGGGCAGGCGGAGCGGCTGCGTGAACTGGACGACGCCGAGCGCGTCACCGCACCCCGGCCGTCCGGCCCGGCCTTCGCGTCGCCGGACGACGAGCCGCTGACCGCGGAGACCGAGGCCGTCGACGCCGCCGCAGCACGGCAGACCGCCGAGGACGACGACGCCGAGACCGGGGACGTCGGGACCGAAGACGTCGCGGGTGTCGAGGACGAGCGGGAGACCGAGCCGGAACCCGAGGACACGGCGGAGCCCGGGAACGAGGTGGATCCCGAGGACACGGCGGAGTCCGGGAACGCCGCGGAGCAGGCCGACGAGGACGACGACGAACCCGCCGGCCGGCGCTCCCGCCGTCGCCGCGCCGACGGCGCCCACGAGGAGGGCCGTACTGTCGCCGAGATCCTCGCCGCCCTGTCCTCCGAACGCTGA
- the folE gene encoding GTP cyclohydrolase I FolE, which yields MEVERVSVNHVNAGTGAAPGQDDVTTHELSVDAGRTFDQARAEAAVRELLIAVGEDPDREGLRDTPARVARAYREVFAGLFTDPDEVLNTTFDEGHQELVLVRDIPMYSTCEHHLVSFHGVAHVGYIPGPTGRVTGLSKLARLVDLYAKRPQVQERLTSQIADAMMRKLEPRGVIVVVEAEHLCMAMRGIRKPGASTTTSAVRGLFQTSSASRAEALDLILRR from the coding sequence GTGGAGGTCGAACGGGTGTCGGTGAACCACGTGAATGCCGGGACCGGTGCCGCACCGGGCCAGGACGATGTGACGACGCACGAGCTGAGTGTGGATGCCGGACGCACCTTCGACCAGGCTCGCGCCGAGGCCGCGGTCCGCGAACTGCTGATCGCCGTCGGTGAGGATCCCGACCGCGAGGGTCTGCGCGACACCCCTGCCCGGGTGGCCCGCGCCTACCGCGAGGTCTTCGCCGGGCTGTTCACCGACCCCGACGAGGTCCTCAACACCACCTTCGACGAGGGCCACCAGGAACTCGTGCTGGTGCGGGACATCCCGATGTACTCCACCTGCGAGCACCACCTGGTGTCCTTCCACGGCGTCGCCCACGTCGGCTACATCCCCGGCCCCACCGGCCGCGTCACCGGGCTGTCGAAGCTCGCGCGACTCGTCGACCTGTACGCCAAGCGGCCGCAGGTGCAGGAACGCCTGACCAGCCAGATCGCCGACGCGATGATGCGCAAGCTCGAGCCGCGCGGCGTGATCGTCGTGGTCGAGGCCGAGCACCTGTGCATGGCGATGCGCGGCATCCGCAAGCCGGGTGCGAGCACGACCACCTCGGCCGTGCGGGGCCTGTTCCAGACCAGTTCGGCGTCGCGCGCCGAGGCCCTGGACCTCATCCTCCGCCGGTGA
- the tilS gene encoding tRNA lysidine(34) synthetase TilS: protein MAAPSPRPLLPEAPAIHEVRLAVRAWLAAYAVSEVTVALSGGADSAALTAAAVAEADAVHAVVVDHRLQEGSGDVAARAVEFARARGCTSAQVVPVDVDGPGGMEAAARVARYRALDEHRADRPVLLGHTLDDQAETVLLGLGRGSGLRSIRGMASFEPPWGRPLLGVRRETTRRACAELGYRPYEDPHNADGRFTRVRLRHEVLPLLEDVLGGGVAEALARTAGQLREDGDALDEAAVELLARAVEDDGLEVAELTTAPAAVRRRAIRSWLLDHTVTPNEAMLRAVDDLVGAWRGQGPVAVGRGTRAGTRLVVSRRRGRLGVEYVDRQNGRATEEGR, encoded by the coding sequence ATGGCGGCTCCCTCCCCGCGTCCCCTGTTGCCCGAGGCCCCGGCGATCCACGAGGTGCGGCTCGCCGTGCGGGCCTGGCTGGCCGCCTACGCGGTGAGCGAGGTGACGGTCGCGCTCTCGGGCGGCGCCGACTCGGCCGCCCTGACCGCCGCCGCCGTCGCGGAGGCGGACGCCGTGCACGCCGTCGTCGTCGACCATCGCCTCCAGGAGGGGTCGGGGGACGTCGCGGCGCGGGCCGTGGAGTTCGCCCGGGCCCGCGGATGCACGAGCGCGCAGGTGGTGCCCGTCGACGTGGACGGTCCCGGAGGTATGGAGGCCGCCGCGCGCGTGGCGCGCTACCGGGCGCTGGACGAGCATCGCGCCGACCGTCCCGTGCTGCTCGGCCACACCCTCGACGACCAGGCCGAGACCGTGCTGCTCGGCCTCGGGCGCGGATCGGGACTGCGGTCCATCCGGGGCATGGCCTCCTTCGAACCACCCTGGGGCCGACCCCTGCTCGGGGTGCGGCGGGAGACCACCCGCCGCGCCTGCGCGGAACTCGGCTACCGCCCCTACGAGGACCCGCACAACGCCGACGGTCGCTTCACCCGGGTGCGGCTGCGGCACGAGGTGCTGCCGCTGCTCGAGGACGTCCTCGGCGGTGGTGTCGCCGAGGCGCTCGCCCGCACCGCCGGTCAGCTGCGGGAGGACGGGGACGCGCTCGACGAGGCCGCCGTGGAGCTGCTGGCCCGCGCCGTCGAGGACGACGGACTGGAGGTGGCCGAGCTCACGACGGCCCCCGCCGCGGTTCGCCGCCGGGCGATCCGGTCGTGGCTTCTCGATCACACCGTCACCCCCAACGAGGCGATGCTGCGGGCCGTGGACGACCTGGTCGGCGCGTGGAGAGGGCAGGGACCGGTCGCGGTCGGACGTGGTACGCGCGCCGGCACCAGGTTGGTGGTGTCGCGTCGGCGTGGCAGGCTTGGCGTGGAGTACGTCGACCGGCAGAACGGGCGGGCGACCGAGGAAGGTAGGTAG
- the hpt gene encoding hypoxanthine phosphoribosyltransferase has protein sequence MYENDIASVLISEEQIKQRTAELAQSIAERYPVGSPEGDLLLIGVLKGAIFFMTDFARAMPIPTQMEFMAVSSYGSSTSSSGVVRILKDLDKDIAGRNVLIVEDIIDSGLTLSWLLKNLSSRNPASLEVVTLLRKPEAQKIDVEVKDVGFDIPDEFVVGYGLDYDERYRDLPYIGTLDPKVYSS, from the coding sequence GTGTACGAGAACGACATAGCGTCGGTGCTGATCTCGGAAGAGCAGATCAAGCAGCGCACGGCGGAACTGGCGCAGTCGATCGCCGAGCGGTACCCGGTGGGCTCGCCCGAGGGCGATCTGCTGCTCATCGGTGTGCTCAAGGGCGCGATCTTCTTCATGACGGACTTCGCCCGCGCCATGCCGATCCCCACCCAGATGGAGTTCATGGCCGTCAGCTCGTACGGGTCGTCGACCTCGTCCTCGGGTGTCGTGCGCATCCTCAAGGACCTCGACAAGGACATCGCGGGCCGCAACGTGCTCATCGTCGAGGACATCATCGACTCGGGCCTGACCCTGTCGTGGCTCCTCAAGAACCTGTCGTCGCGCAACCCCGCCTCGCTCGAGGTCGTGACGCTGCTCCGCAAGCCGGAGGCCCAGAAGATCGACGTCGAGGTCAAGGACGTCGGTTTCGACATCCCCGACGAGTTCGTGGTCGGCTACGGCCTCGACTACGACGAGCGTTACCGCGACCTGCCCTACATCGGCACGCTCGACCCCAAGGTCTACAGCAGCTGA